The Anaerolineae bacterium nucleotide sequence CGCCCGAGTACTGGGCGGACTGGTCCAGGGGCCAGGTGACCGCCGCCGTGGCCCTCAGGGATGGCGAGGTGGTGGGGGCAGTGCCCTTCCAGTTTCGCGATTTCCTCATCCGTCCGGGCGTATCGGTCCCAGTGGCGTGGGAGTACTCCGTCTGCACGCGCGAGGATGTGAGGGGCACGGGGGTGGGCTCCCGCCTGATGGAAGTGGCTGCTGAGTTCCTGCGAGGACGGTGCCTGGCCATGATGGTCTACCGAGAGGACGAACGCAGTCGGGCGTACCGCTTCTACCGACGGACGGGCCACGAGGACCTGGCGTACCTGACCTCGTGGGTGCGAGAGCCAGCGCCGGTGTGGCCTTCGGCAGGGGTGAGACGGGTCGCCTATGCCGAGTTCCTGGAGCAGCAGGAAAGGGCCGTAGACCTCTTCCGCAGCGCCTACGGCAACCAGGCGGGCTACCCGCCTCGCTTCTGCGGCTACTACGAGGTAGCGGTGCAGACGCCTCAATACGAGGAGGTGCCACTGGACCTGTCGGTGTTGCAGGTCCCGGCGGAGGGGAGCATGCGGGGCTATGCCATCGTAGGCGAGGAGAAGCTGGTGCCGGCGCTGCACCTGTTGGAGATAGCGACGGAGGGCAGCGACCTCAGTGTGGCCCTGCCGCTACTGGCGGCCTACGCCGACCTGGCCACCGAGCGAGGAGTGCCCGCGCACGCGCGCCTGGGGGGCGGTAGCCCGTACGCGCCCGTGCTTCAGGCGCTCGGCTTCCATCCCCGGGCGCGCTCACGAGGGGGCATGATGATCCTGGGGCGCGTGCTCGACCCGGAGGGCCTGGCGGAGGCGGCATGGCGACCCTCCGAAGCCACGCGAGGGCTGGAGGTCACGGTCTGGACCCCCGAGCGGGAGGTGATCCTCCATGGTGCATCGGGAGGGGAGGGCCGGCGCCTGATGCTGGAGATGAAGGAGTCGAGCCTGGCGCGGCTGCTGTTGGGCCGGCTGGACCTGACGGCGGCCCTGGAGATGGGCCTGGTGACGGCGCCCGGCGCGTGCGGAGCCGACCTAGCGGCGGTAGTGGATGCGCTGCCATGGGCGCGCTGGGCGTATCACCAGCTGGACTTTGTATAGGTATGGTCAGATATGACGTAGTGGCCTAGTTATATGCTATTTACTGTTTCCGTGGCCCAAACAGTGGGTTGGTGTTGACAGCCCGATTACGCACGAACTACAATGCTTTACCAGGATGCTCGCGAGGCCTTTCCGGGCCGATAGCTGCGGCTATCTTCGCCACTGCTTTCCCCAAGGAGGGAACGATGGAAAGTCGTAGGCTCGCGCGACGTACCGTCCTTAGCGCCATCGCCACTAGTTTCGCTGCTGCCGTGGGGGCGTCTGTTCTCGGAGCCTGTGGTGGGGCCACTCCGGCGCCGACTGTAGGGCCTGAGGGCGAGGCTACCGCAGCGGCGGCCCCATCTGGAGGTGAGAGAACTGAGGAGGCCTTCACCATTGAGGTTCTAGTGGATTTCTCGCCCGAGTATCTGGCATTCGTGGATGAGAACATCACGCCGCTCCTAAAGGAGATGTACCCGAACGCCACGGTGGAGAACCTGCCACTGGACTGGAACCGCCTCGAGGAGCAACTCCTCACCACCAAGGCGGGCGGCTCCATGCCGGACCTGTACAGGATGGGTGCCGCTTTCGTGCCCTTGGCCGCGCTGAACGGTCTCGCCATTGTCTTGGATGACCGGCTGGACGAATGGGGTGTCAGAGACGACTTCCTCAAAGCTTCACTGACCACTTGCCAGTGGGAGGGCAAGACCTGGGGTCTGCCACAGTTGACCAGCCCTCGGCACTACTGCTACCGAAAGGACCTTGCAGACGAGGCAGGTGTTACCATCGCGGATGACTGGGACTGGGACGCCTACCTGGAGGCCGCCATCGCTTGTACCGTGCACGATGGCACCAAGGTGGTCCGCATGGGATCTTCGTGCCACATGGATCGGCAGGAGTGGCTCGGTGTCCTCTACTCCGGCGGTGGTATGGTGGTGAAGGATGGCAAGGCCGGATTCAACAATGAGGCTGGCGTCTGGTCGCTTAGCTGGCTCAAGGAGCGCAACAACACTATCACGCCACAAGGCTACGCCCCACTGCCGGACTCGCCCATCCCCTATCTGGCTACAGGCCAGTGGGTGATTGCCTACGGACACCCGGGCAACCACGCGGTGAACGTCAGGCGGCACGCTCCCGACAAGCTACAGTTCGTCACGGTGCCGCAGCCGCCTATGAAGGCCCGTAGAGTTGCGAAGACCAACACCGATTGGATCGCCATCGGCGTTACCTCGAAGCATCCGGACGCAGCCTGGGAGTTGCTGAAGCTCCACATGAGCCCAGAAGCGCTGATCGCCTACAACCAGGATATTGGCTACCTGCCTCCGCGCCAGTCCGCCTTTGAGCAGGCCGAGTACCTGCAGGAGCCCCTTATGCAGAAGGTGATTAGCAACATGCGGAACTACGGCGAGCCCCAGCCCCTGTATCCGTCGTGGGCGAAGCTCAACCGGGTCCTGCAGCCTATGGTAGAGGCAGCTATCCTAGGCACCAAGACCATCGAACAGGCCCTGGCCGAGGCCGAGACGGAGACCAACACCATCATGGCGGAGTACCCCAACTGGCCTGACGTGTAAGGACGCTCGTAGTCGGCTTGGCGGGATTCTCTGAGTAGCGGCGCCTGCAGAAAGCCCAATCTGGCCTTCTGCAGGCCCATCCTGGGGAGTGTCTCCATGTGGACGAGGCTACCGTGAGCGCAACCGGTCGAAGTCTTGGAAGGCAAGCCGGCTTTTCCTCCCGCCTCGCCACTCCGCGACTCGCCCGGCAGTTCTGGGGCAACGTCATGGCTGCCCCGTGGATAGTCGGCTTCTTCACCCTCACCCTGGGCCCAATGCTGGCCTCGGTCTACTTCAGCCTGACGGACTACAGCGTGTTGCAGCCACCCCGCTTCGTGGGACTGGACAACTTCCGGGTGATGTTCTTCGAGGATCCCAGGTACTTCACCGTCCTGTATAACACCATGTACTACACCGTCCTGCATGTCCCGTTGTCTATGATCCTTGCTCTCACCGTTGCCATCTTGCTGAATCAGGGGCTGCCAGGGGAGAACGTCTTACGTACCATCTACTACATGCCCTCGGTGGTGTCAGGGGTGGCCGTGTCCATGCTCTGGCTCTGGCTGTTCGACCCCAACCTTGGGCTAGTGAACGTGGTGCTGGGCTGGGTCGGCATCCAAGGACCAGTCTGGCTAATGGATCCCAACTGGTCGAAGCCGGCACTGGTTCTCATGAGTATGTGGGGCATCGGTGGCCAGATGGTCATCTTCCTGGCGGGCCTGCAGGGGGTGCCACAGGAGATGTACGAGGCTGCCATGGTGGACGGGGCCAGTTGGTGGCACAAGATCCGCTTCGTGACCGTGCCGCTGATCACACCTACGATCTTCTTCAACCTCATCATGGGGGTCATAGGCTCATTCCAAGTCTTCACCTCGGCCTACGTCATGACCAACGGGGGCCCAGTCAACTCAACGCTGTTCTACGTCCTCTACCTGTACGAGAGTGCCTTCCGTTACTTCGAGATGGGGTACGCGTGCGCCCTGGCTTGGGTTCTCTTCTTCATCATCATGGCCTTTACCCTGGTGCAGTTCTACACGTCCGGGAAGTGGGTGTACTACGAGATGCCAGCCTCGCGAGCCAGGGCTGCCTAGTGTGGCGGTTTTGCAGTAGGCATAATGGACACAAACTGAGGACTGATGATAGCTGAGACGCTTGTGCAGCGGACGATGCGTCGCCGAAAGCGGGATCGAGTTGCCAGGGTCATGATCATCGCCCGGGTGGTGGTGTTGTACGCCCTGATGGCCATTTTCGCCCTGACTTTCCTGTTTCCCTTCATTTGGATGCTGTCCACTTCTCTCAAGGTACCGGAGCAAGTGTGGGCCATCCCGCCCGTGTGGATCCCGGACCCTCCCGTGCTACAGAACTACACCGACGCCATCAGGTCGGTTCCCACGATTCGGTACCTGCGCAACACGTTGATCATCACCCTGTTTCCCACCGCCGCCACCCTGCTAGCATCGTCTTGCGTGGCGTTTGCCTTCTCTAGGCTTGAGTGGCGGGGCCGCAACCTCTGGTTCTCTCTGCTGCTGTCCACCATGATGCTGCCCGGACAGGTGACGATGATACCCGTCTTTGTTGGCTTTCACCGTCTTGGGTGGGTGAATACCTTTCGCCCGTTGCTCGTCCCGTCGCTGTTCGGTAGCGCCTTTTACATCTTCCTCTTGCGTCAGTTCTTCCTCAGCATTCCCCGGGAGATGGATGAGGCGGCGACGATGGATGGCGCCATCCCGCCTGTCATCTGGTGGAAGATCACCTTACCCCTAGCCGGGCCGGCGCTGGCAGCAGTGGCGATCTTTTCCTTCATCGGCCACTGGAATGACTTCATGGGGCCACTCATTTACCTGCAGCGCTCGGTCATGTGGCCGCTGTCACTAGGGTTGCTCGGGTTCAGGCAGCAGTATCTGACTAAGTGGGAGCAGATCATGGCCTACTCGCTGATGGTCATGCTCCCCTGCCTGCTCGTGTTCTTCTTCTCCCAGCGCTACTTCATCCAGGGGATAACGCTGTCCGGGCTCAAGGGGTAACCGGGAGCGATGTTTGCCATGAGGCGGCGGGTCCCGTGCGTCTCTTGAGCCCCCGAGCTGCTACTCAGGAGGGCCACAGTGAGCCAAGCACTGCGAATCACGTCCCCCGTGCACGGGGACATACTGAACCGCCACGACGGTACCGCAACGCCCGAGGGACTCATGGCCACTGTCAGGGGCACTTGTGTTGCCGGGGCTGATGTCGTGGTTTCCGTTGAGGGTGCCTCTGCCGTGGGACGGTCACCAGAGCGCCGCTTCGAGGCTCACGCCACAACTCGAGGGGAGACCTTCGAGGCACGGGTGCTCCTGCAGGGCCATCACAACCGCATCAGCGCCAGGGCTGGGGGGCAGGAGGCCTCGGTTGAGGTTCTATGGGATCGGAATTCGTTCCCCCGTTTCCGCTTCTCAATCGATGACAACATCCTATTCCTCAAGGACCTGGCCCAGAGCAGCTACTCGTCGCTGTTCGACCACTGGTACCTCGCTTTCTGGAGGGGGCTGCACGAGCGGTATGGGGCCAAGATACACTTCAACATCTACTACCAGACCGACGAGAGCGTCTACGCTAACGGGTTCTTCCGGCTGACCGACATGCCGGAGCGCTTCAAGGAGGAGTGGCAGGCAAACAGCGACTGGATGCGGCTGACCTTCCACGCCTGGCAGAACAAGCCTGACCGCCCGTACCAGCATGCTACGTATGAGCAGATGGCTCATGACTACGACAAGATCACCGAGCAGATCGTGCGCTTCGCTGGACCGGAGTTACTGAGCACATTCACCACGGTGCACTGGTCCCAAGCACCTCGGGACGCCATCCGCGCCCTCAGGGATCGGGGAGTGGTGGGCCTGAAGGGCACCTTCGGAGGGCAGCGGAACTACCCGCGGACGACGCGCCTTTACCTCGACGAGGCCATGGGCGCCTACGTTGGCAGCCGGGACTATTGGTGGGACCCGGAGATGGACTTGATCATGGTCGCAGGCGACGCCGTGCTGAACAACTTCCCCCTAGATGCCATTGTGCCCAGACTGGAAGAGGTGTCTGCCAGTCCACACACCTCTGAGGTCATCGACTTAATGATCCACGAACAGTACTTTCGCCCGGAGTTGTCGATCTATCAACCCGATGCCCAGGAGAAGGTGGTTACAGCCGTGGCGTGGGTGGCCGAGCGGGGGTACAAGCCGGTGCACTATGACGAGGGTTTCCTCGGAGCGTAGCTGCTTGCCTGAGGAGAGCATGACCACCACCTTGCGTATCACGAATCCGGTACACGGAGACATCCTCAACAGGCACGACGGCACCGCCAGAGCCGAGGGCCTGGTCGTCGCCATCGAGGGGAGCTGCCCGGCTGAGGCGGGTGTCAGCGTGTCTGTGGAAGGCGCCCCCGGTGTCAACCAGCAGGCACGGAGCCGTGTCCAAGTCGATGCCACAGTCCGAGGCGACTGCTTCGAAGCCCAGGTGCCCCTACAGGACCGCCACAACCGCATCACCGCCAGAGGTGCCGGCCAGCAGGCGTCCATTGAGGTGCTTTGGGACAGGGACTCCTACCCGCGCTGTCGCTTCTCCATCGACGACAACATCTTGTTTCTCAAGGACCTGGCTCGAGGAGACTACACTTCTGTTTTCGACCACTGGTACCTGGCTTTCTGGAAGAGCCTTCACGAGCGGTATGGAGCGAAGTTCCACTTCAACATCTACTATCAGACCGACGCGAGTGTCTTTGGCGGACGCCCCTTCAGACTCCCAGAGATGCCGGACCGGTTCAGGGCAGAGTGGACGGCCAACGCCGACTGGCTACGGCTGACCTTCCATGCCTGGCAGAACAAGCCGGACCACCCCTATCAGAGTTCGACCTATGAGCAGATGACTCATGACTATGAGTGGGTCACACAGGAGATCGAGCGCTTTGCTGGGCCTGACCTCATCAGCAGCTTCACCACTGTGCACTGGGCCGATGCCAGCCGTGAATCCGTGCGTGCCTTGAGGGACAGGGGCGTCACAGGCCTCAAGGGCCGGTTCGCCCGCAACCGGGGCCGGGTGCCGGAGACCAGGTATTACCTTGACGAGGCTCTAGCTGACCACATAGGTGGACGCGACTACTGGTGGGACCCCTCCATCGACATGCGGTTCGTCGCCTGTGAGGCGGTGGTCAACAACCTGGCCGTGTCCGAAGTAGTGCCAAGACTGGAGCAGGTAAGTGCCAACCCTCACACTGGTGAGGTGATCGAGCTGACTATCCATGAGCAGTACTTCCGACCGGAGCTGAGCCTGTACCAGGCAGATGTGCAGCAGAAGGTCATCGCCGCCATCTCATGGCTGAGTGAGCACGGCTACGCTCCGGTGTTCTGGGACGAAGGCTTCCTTGGTGCCTGAAGGCGAAGCCGCGCCTGGCCACCATCTTTGGAGCACCGTACAATGACGAAGCCCAACGTTCTTCTGTTCCTCACCGACGGTCATCGGGCGGATGCTCTGGGCTGCTACGGGAATCCGGTCCTTCGTACGCCATACCTCGATGCGCTGGCTCGGGAGGGGGTGCGCTTCACCGGCAGCTTTAGCGCACACACTGTCTGCATGCCCTCACGAGCTTCCATCTTCACCGGGCGCTATCCGCACGTGCATGGAGTGTGGGCCAATGGCATCCCGCTCTCGCGAAGCGAGGTGACGTTGGCGCAGGTTCTAGCCGAGAACGGATACCGCACGGGCGCCTTTGGCAAGATCCACTTCGAGCCCCAACAGGCTGCCGACTATCCCCCAGCGTTGGACCGGGAGGAGAGCTACTATGGCTTCCAAGAGGTCCGGCTCAGTGAGAACAAGATGGGCCCCGACTACTTGGCCTTCGTAGATGAACACTACCCCGACCTAAGCGAGGCGGTCAGAAGCCGGCAACCTGTCCCCGAGGAGGCGCATCAGATCACGTGGATCACCGATCAGGCAATGGACTTCATAGGCCGAAACGCTGGCGGTACGCAGCCGTTCTTCTGCTTCTGCTCCTACCATGAGCTAATACCGCCGTCGCACTCGCCCGAGGAGTACACTGGGCGTTATCGTCCTGAGGACATGCCAGAGCCGAAGCGCAGAGAGGGGGAACTCGACGCCAAGCCGCCCTACCTCAAGGACTGCTACGAGGGGTCGCTGCGTATGCGCAATGAGGCGCATGCTATCTTGCCGTATCCGGACGATGAGACCCTTAGGCGCTACTTGGCCAGCTACTACGACATGGCCACGTTCCTGGATCACCAGTTCGGACGACTGGCTGCCAGCCTACAGGAGCATTCCCTCTGGGACGACACCATCGTGCTCTTCACCTCTGACCACGGGCTATGCCTGAACGATCACTGGCAGTGGCGCCACGGCCCCTTCCTCTATGATCAGGTGATGAACGTGCCCATGATATGGCGCGTGCCGGGAATGACACGTCCTGGCCAGGTGGACGACAGCCTAGTGGAGTCCGTGGACATCATGCCGACGATTCTCGATCTAGCCGGGGTAGAGGTGCCGGCAGGAGTGCAGGGGCGGTCCATCCGTCTTCTGCTGGCCCAGGAAACCGGTGCTCAGGGGAGGGACTCTGTACTCGGCCAAGACCGGGAGTCACCGGAACTGATGGCGCGTGGCGTCGACCCGACCGGCCACGAGGTCAAGGCGCTGCGCACGCGGGAATGGAAGCTGATCCACTACCCCGGACGCCCGTACGGTGAGCTCTACGACCTGATCAATGACCCCGATGAGTTCGAGAACCTCTGGGCCAAGCCGCGCTATGCTGGCAAGAGACAGGAAATGGAGCGACTGCTTCTTGAGCGTCTTTGTGCGGCGGAGGATCCTCTGCCGCAGAGGAGGCACATGTGGTAGCCTGGCCGCCCCAGGCGGCGAAGAAGCTCACTCCCGAGCCGAGCCGGACACGCACCAACGTCATCTTCATCCTCACCGACGACCAGGGCATCTGGGCTTCGGGCTGCTACGGCAACCCCGAGATTCGCACGCCCAACATCGACCGACTGGCTGCCACCGGAGTGCGCTTCTCCAACTTCTTCTGCACCTCGCCGGTGTGCTCCCCTAGCCGAGCCACGCTCATGACCGGGCGGGTGCCTTCCCGTCACGGCGTCCACGACTGGATCCGGGAGGGGAATGTGCCTCCCAATGCGGTGGAGTACCTCCAGGGCCAGACCACCTACACCGACGTCCTGGCCGCTCACGGCTACCACTGCGGCATCAGCGGCAAGTGGCACCTGGGTGCCAGCCAGCTGCAACAGCACCACTTCAGCCATTGGTACGTCCACCAGTCGGGGGGCGGCCCCTACCACAACGCCCCCATGGTTCGGGACGGCAAGCTGATCAACGAGCCAGGGTACGTCACCAACGCTATCACTGACGACGCCCTAGCCTTCCTGGAGGCGCGGGCGGGCGAGGAAGCTCCCTTCTACCTGAGCGTGCACTACACCGCTCCTCACAGCCCCTGGACGGGCCATCCTCAGGACATCGTAGACTCGTACGACGACTGTCCCTTCGAGAGCTGCCCCCAGGAGCCCCGCCACCCCTGGGCCATCTGGCTCACGGACCAGAACCTGGGCAACCGGGAGTCGCTCAAGGGCTACTTCGCCGCCGTCACCGCCATGGACGCCGACGTGGGCCGCATCCTGGACCGGGTGGAGGAACTCAGCCTGCGGGAGAACACCCTCATCATCTTCAACAGCGACAACGGGTTCAGCTGCGGACACCACGGCTTCTGGGGCAAGGGTAACGGCACCTTCCCCCTCAACATGTACGAGAACTCGGTCAAGGTGCCTCTCATCTTCTCCCAGCCCGGCCGGCTGCCCCAGGGTGCGGTGACGGAGGCCCTGACCAGCGGCTATGACTTCGCTCCCACCCTGCTGGACTACCTTGGCCTGCCGGGCATGGGCGACGAGCGATTGCCGGGAAGGAGCTTCGTGCCCGCGCTGATGGGGCAGGAGGACCCCGGGCACGATAGCGTGGTGGTCTTCTCCGAGTATGGCTCCACTCGCATGGTACGCACCCGGGAGTGGAAGTACGTTCACCGCTACCCCTACGGCCCTCACGAGCTCTACCGACTGGCCGACGACCCGGACGAGCGGGCCAACCTGGCCGAACGGGCCGAGCACGCCGGGACGGTGCGCGAGCTGCGGCAGCAGCTGAGCCAGTGGTTCCACCGGTACGTGGACCCCCGGCTGGACGGCAAGGCCCTGCCGGTGACGGGACAGGGGCAGTTGGGGTTGGTTGGTCCCGGCGAAGAGGAGAACGCCTTCGCCCAGGGCGATGGCTAGCAGGGCCCGCTTCCCGGGCTAGGAGACTGACCTCGCATAGCTCCACCTTGACGGGCTCACCTGCCGTCCACTAGCATGACATAAGTAGTACGCAGCGAACGACTTGCGAGGTGGTCATGGCGCGGCGCAGGCAGGGGCGACAGGACACGGGGGCGGTGCAGCTATCGCTGTTCGGCGACGAGCAGGCCATCCAGGCCGGCAGCCAGGTGCGACCTCCGGCCCCGCAGGCCAGTCTCCGCCGGGCCAACGCCTGGTTCGCCGGCCGCATGGCGTCGCTTGACTACAGCGCCAACACCGTGGAGAGCTACACCACTGCGGTAGAGCTGCTGGCTCGTTTCCTGGGAGATGACGTGAGCCTGCGCCAGATCCGGGCCTCTCACCTGCGGCGTTACCTACAGTGGCTGTCGGAGCGGGGGCGGGACACACCGGTCAAGACTCTCGCCCTGCGCGTGACGGGCATCCGCCGCTTCTTCGAGCTTCTCCAGGAGGAAGGCGTCCTCCCCGACAACCCGGCGGCCGACCTCTACGCCCCGGGAGGGGAAGTGCCCCTACCGGACGTGGTCACAGCCGAGGAGCAAGACCGCATGCGTCAGGTTGCCTGGGCCTCGCACGGGCGACCGGACCGACCTGATTCCCGCCCGCTCTTGCTGCTCATGCTCACCCTCGAGCTGGGCCTTCGCCGAGGGGAGCTAGAGGAGCTGTCCCGCGGCCAGGTGCTCACGGCGGAGCCGGTGGTGGCCATCCGCATCCACCATCGCGGTCGGCGCCACCGCTACAAGAACCGCACCCTGCCCGCTCCGGCCGGCTTCCGAGAGGTGTATCGGGCCTACCTGAGCCAGTACCCTTCGGGCGACGAGCGGGTATTCGCCGCTTCCACCCGTACTCTGCACCGGGTGCTGGAGCGGCTGGGCCGGGAGGCGCACACGGGAGTGCTGGTGACCCCGAACGTGATGCGCTGGAGCTGTGCCCTGCGCTGGTACTTCGAGCTACCTGCGGACGAGGTGCGCCAGCGGCTGGGCCTGAGCCCGGTGGGTTGGGAGGATGCCCTCCGCGTGCTAGAGGGGCTCGCCCGGCGCCTCGATGCTGGCTAGAGGCTCGGGCTGGACTTGGCGTCCGGCTCTAGCGGGGCTAACATGGCCGCAGCGAGCGGGGAGGGAGCGATGGCGGTCCCGATACAGCTTGATGTGGCAGCGAAGCGGGCGGCATTGGCAGCCCAGGCGAACGAGCTCACTGAGTACCACGTCTACACTCGCCTGGCGGATTCGACCCAAGACGAGGACAATGCGCGGGTGCTACGCGCTATTGGAGAGGATGAGCTGCGCCACTACCGCTTCTGGGCCCGGCTGACGGGCGAGGAGCCCAAGCCGGACCGGTGGCGCATTTGGTGGTACCTCTTCATCTCTCGCCTCTTCGGGCTCACTTTCGGCATGAGGCTGCTCGAGCGGGCCGAGGAGTACGCCCACGAAGTGGCCTACCGACGGCTTATAGGTGTCGTACCCGGGATCGAGGCGGTGGCCCAGGACGAGGAGAAGCATGAGCAGCAGCTGATCGAACTCATAGACGAGGAAAGGCTGCGCTACGTGGGTTCGGTGGTCCTGGGCCTGAACGACGCTCTGGTGGAGCTCACCGGGACGCTGGCCGGGCTCACCTTCGCCCTGCGAAACACCGACTTGATCGCCGTCTCGGGGCTAATCACCGGCATCGCCGCCTCCCTGTCCATGGCCGCGTCCGGATACCTGTCCGCTCGGGAGGAAGAGGGGGAGCAAGACCCGCTCAAGTCCTCGCTGTACACTGGTGCCGCGTACGTGCTGGCAGTGGCATTCCTGGTGTTGCCTTTCCTGCTCCTAGGTAACCCTTATGCTGCCCTGGCGTGGACCGGGATCAACGCGGTGGGCCTGATCGCTGTCTTCAACTACTATGTGTCGGTGGCCCGGGACATCTCCTTCAAGGATCGCTTCCTGGAGATGGCCGCTATCAGCCTGGGGGTGGCGGTGGTGAGCTTCGGGCTGGGATACCTCGTGCGCGTGTTCCTCGGGGTGGATGTATGACGATGGGGACCGGGGGCAAGCGCGGTGGTGTCGGATGTGTCAACCATGTCCTGGTACCGGGCACACGGTGGTTTGCCCTTGCATGGGATAGTCGGGACTGGTGGGCGAGGGGCGATGGTA carries:
- a CDS encoding GNAT family N-acetyltransferase, whose amino-acid sequence is MAKVEYREYRPEDAESFLRLHDSVFPRMSPEYWADWSRGQVTAAVALRDGEVVGAVPFQFRDFLIRPGVSVPVAWEYSVCTREDVRGTGVGSRLMEVAAEFLRGRCLAMMVYREDERSRAYRFYRRTGHEDLAYLTSWVREPAPVWPSAGVRRVAYAEFLEQQERAVDLFRSAYGNQAGYPPRFCGYYEVAVQTPQYEEVPLDLSVLQVPAEGSMRGYAIVGEEKLVPALHLLEIATEGSDLSVALPLLAAYADLATERGVPAHARLGGGSPYAPVLQALGFHPRARSRGGMMILGRVLDPEGLAEAAWRPSEATRGLEVTVWTPEREVILHGASGGEGRRLMLEMKESSLARLLLGRLDLTAALEMGLVTAPGACGADLAAVVDALPWARWAYHQLDFV
- a CDS encoding extracellular solute-binding protein; the encoded protein is MESRRLARRTVLSAIATSFAAAVGASVLGACGGATPAPTVGPEGEATAAAAPSGGERTEEAFTIEVLVDFSPEYLAFVDENITPLLKEMYPNATVENLPLDWNRLEEQLLTTKAGGSMPDLYRMGAAFVPLAALNGLAIVLDDRLDEWGVRDDFLKASLTTCQWEGKTWGLPQLTSPRHYCYRKDLADEAGVTIADDWDWDAYLEAAIACTVHDGTKVVRMGSSCHMDRQEWLGVLYSGGGMVVKDGKAGFNNEAGVWSLSWLKERNNTITPQGYAPLPDSPIPYLATGQWVIAYGHPGNHAVNVRRHAPDKLQFVTVPQPPMKARRVAKTNTDWIAIGVTSKHPDAAWELLKLHMSPEALIAYNQDIGYLPPRQSAFEQAEYLQEPLMQKVISNMRNYGEPQPLYPSWAKLNRVLQPMVEAAILGTKTIEQALAEAETETNTIMAEYPNWPDV
- a CDS encoding sugar ABC transporter permease gives rise to the protein MAAPWIVGFFTLTLGPMLASVYFSLTDYSVLQPPRFVGLDNFRVMFFEDPRYFTVLYNTMYYTVLHVPLSMILALTVAILLNQGLPGENVLRTIYYMPSVVSGVAVSMLWLWLFDPNLGLVNVVLGWVGIQGPVWLMDPNWSKPALVLMSMWGIGGQMVIFLAGLQGVPQEMYEAAMVDGASWWHKIRFVTVPLITPTIFFNLIMGVIGSFQVFTSAYVMTNGGPVNSTLFYVLYLYESAFRYFEMGYACALAWVLFFIIMAFTLVQFYTSGKWVYYEMPASRARAA
- a CDS encoding carbohydrate ABC transporter permease, producing the protein MIIARVVVLYALMAIFALTFLFPFIWMLSTSLKVPEQVWAIPPVWIPDPPVLQNYTDAIRSVPTIRYLRNTLIITLFPTAATLLASSCVAFAFSRLEWRGRNLWFSLLLSTMMLPGQVTMIPVFVGFHRLGWVNTFRPLLVPSLFGSAFYIFLLRQFFLSIPREMDEAATMDGAIPPVIWWKITLPLAGPALAAVAIFSFIGHWNDFMGPLIYLQRSVMWPLSLGLLGFRQQYLTKWEQIMAYSLMVMLPCLLVFFFSQRYFIQGITLSGLKG
- a CDS encoding sulfatase-like hydrolase/transferase gives rise to the protein MTKPNVLLFLTDGHRADALGCYGNPVLRTPYLDALAREGVRFTGSFSAHTVCMPSRASIFTGRYPHVHGVWANGIPLSRSEVTLAQVLAENGYRTGAFGKIHFEPQQAADYPPALDREESYYGFQEVRLSENKMGPDYLAFVDEHYPDLSEAVRSRQPVPEEAHQITWITDQAMDFIGRNAGGTQPFFCFCSYHELIPPSHSPEEYTGRYRPEDMPEPKRREGELDAKPPYLKDCYEGSLRMRNEAHAILPYPDDETLRRYLASYYDMATFLDHQFGRLAASLQEHSLWDDTIVLFTSDHGLCLNDHWQWRHGPFLYDQVMNVPMIWRVPGMTRPGQVDDSLVESVDIMPTILDLAGVEVPAGVQGRSIRLLLAQETGAQGRDSVLGQDRESPELMARGVDPTGHEVKALRTREWKLIHYPGRPYGELYDLINDPDEFENLWAKPRYAGKRQEMERLLLERLCAAEDPLPQRRHMW
- a CDS encoding sulfatase-like hydrolase/transferase → MVAWPPQAAKKLTPEPSRTRTNVIFILTDDQGIWASGCYGNPEIRTPNIDRLAATGVRFSNFFCTSPVCSPSRATLMTGRVPSRHGVHDWIREGNVPPNAVEYLQGQTTYTDVLAAHGYHCGISGKWHLGASQLQQHHFSHWYVHQSGGGPYHNAPMVRDGKLINEPGYVTNAITDDALAFLEARAGEEAPFYLSVHYTAPHSPWTGHPQDIVDSYDDCPFESCPQEPRHPWAIWLTDQNLGNRESLKGYFAAVTAMDADVGRILDRVEELSLRENTLIIFNSDNGFSCGHHGFWGKGNGTFPLNMYENSVKVPLIFSQPGRLPQGAVTEALTSGYDFAPTLLDYLGLPGMGDERLPGRSFVPALMGQEDPGHDSVVVFSEYGSTRMVRTREWKYVHRYPYGPHELYRLADDPDERANLAERAEHAGTVRELRQQLSQWFHRYVDPRLDGKALPVTGQGQLGLVGPGEEENAFAQGDG
- a CDS encoding site-specific integrase, whose amino-acid sequence is MARRRQGRQDTGAVQLSLFGDEQAIQAGSQVRPPAPQASLRRANAWFAGRMASLDYSANTVESYTTAVELLARFLGDDVSLRQIRASHLRRYLQWLSERGRDTPVKTLALRVTGIRRFFELLQEEGVLPDNPAADLYAPGGEVPLPDVVTAEEQDRMRQVAWASHGRPDRPDSRPLLLLMLTLELGLRRGELEELSRGQVLTAEPVVAIRIHHRGRRHRYKNRTLPAPAGFREVYRAYLSQYPSGDERVFAASTRTLHRVLERLGREAHTGVLVTPNVMRWSCALRWYFELPADEVRQRLGLSPVGWEDALRVLEGLARRLDAG
- a CDS encoding rubrerythrin family protein, with amino-acid sequence MAVPIQLDVAAKRAALAAQANELTEYHVYTRLADSTQDEDNARVLRAIGEDELRHYRFWARLTGEEPKPDRWRIWWYLFISRLFGLTFGMRLLERAEEYAHEVAYRRLIGVVPGIEAVAQDEEKHEQQLIELIDEERLRYVGSVVLGLNDALVELTGTLAGLTFALRNTDLIAVSGLITGIAASLSMAASGYLSAREEEGEQDPLKSSLYTGAAYVLAVAFLVLPFLLLGNPYAALAWTGINAVGLIAVFNYYVSVARDISFKDRFLEMAAISLGVAVVSFGLGYLVRVFLGVDV